One window of Gavia stellata isolate bGavSte3 chromosome Z, bGavSte3.hap2, whole genome shotgun sequence genomic DNA carries:
- the GFM2 gene encoding ribosome-releasing factor 2, mitochondrial yields MLRIMRKFSVNALKSSSLCNEHVYFRNTKMRVVSVTQQNCSLRNYSSPPGDVKPLRSVINPHISRIRNIGIMAHIDAGKTTTTERMLYYSGYIRTLGDVDDGDTVTDFMVQERERGITIQSAAVTFDWKDYRINLIDTPGHVDFTVEVERCLRVLDGAVAVFDASAGVEAQTLTVWRQADRHQIPRICFLNKMDKNRASFTYAVESIKQKLKTKPLLLQLPIGEAKTFRGLVDVVTREQIIWKPTSDLDDGKNFEQKLLLEPDDPNLFQEVQDARNTLIEQVADLDDEFAELVLGEYSENFDLIPADKLQSAIRRVTLAQKAVPVLCGSALKNKGVQPLLDAITMYLPAPNERSYEFLQWYKDDLCALAFKVLHDKCRGPLVFVRVYSGSLKPQSAVYNINKSCTERMSRLLLPFADQQIEIPSLMPGNIALTVGLKQSATGDTIVSSKASAVAAARRAGRDAGGEKRSTSDVESLLLAGVEIPDPVFFCTIEPPSMAKQQDLDNALSCLQREDPSLKVKLDPDTGQTILCGMGELHIEIIHDRIKREYGIETYLGPLQIAYRETILNAAQATDTLDKTVGDKRHFVTAELEVRPRLGERATTKPVIAYAASVTEVLPKELQGAIENGIMNSCIQGPLLGFPVQDIDVTVQSLTVHPDTSHTMVSACVSRCMQKALKKAGIQILEPLMNLEITVGEDHLSAALADLAQRRGSIQEIQSRQDNRVVVAAVPLAETMGYSTVLRSLTSGSATFTLELASYQALNSQEQSALLQRRMGLV; encoded by the exons GAGATGTTAAGCCTCTGCGTTCTGTCATTAATCCTCATATATCCAG AATCCGAAACATAGGCATTATGGCCCACATTGATGCAGGGAAAACTACGACAACAGAGAGGATGCTGTATTATTCTGGATACATAAGAACACTTGGAG ATGTTGATGATGGGGACACGGTGACAGATTTTATGGTACAAGAGCGAGAACGTGGTATTACAATTCAGTCTGCTGCTGTTACGTTTGACTGGAAGGACTACAGAATCAATCTGATTGACACCCCAG GTCATGTGGATTTTACAGTAGAGGTTGAGCGTTGCTTGAGAGTTCTGGATGGAGCGGTAGCGGTGTTTGATGCTTCAGCTGGTGTTGAG gCCCAAACTCTGACTGTGTGGCGACAAGCGGACAGACATCAGATACCACGAATTTGCTTTTTGAACAAGATGGACAAAAACAGGGCAAG ttttaCATATGCTGTTGAGAGTATCAAACAGAAGTTGAAGACGAAACCTTTGCTTTTACAG TTGCCCATTGGGGAGGCCAAGACCTTCAGAGGACTGGTTGATGTTGTGACTAGGGAACAAATAATTTGGAAACCTACTTCTGATTTGGATGATGGAAAAAATTTTGagcaaaagctgctgctggagcctgATGATCCCAACCTGTTCCAAGAAGTCCAGGATGCCAGAAATACCTTAATAGAACAA GTTGCAGATCTGGATGATGAATTTGCTGAACTTGTTCTAGGAGAATATAGTGAAAATTTTGACTTAATACCAGCTGACAAG TTACAGTCTGCTATCCGCAGAGTCACGCTAGCTCAGAAAGCGGTACCTGTACTCTGTGGCAGTGCACTGAAGAACAAAGGAGTGCAGCCATTACTGGATGCTATTACTATGTACTTACCTGCACCTAATGAGCGTTCATATGAGTTTCT ACAGTGGTACAAGGATGACCTGTGTGCCCTAGCGTTTAAAGTTCTCCATGATAAATGTCGTGGACCACTAGTTTTTGTTCGCGTTTACTCAGGTTCACTGAAACCTCAATCAGCTGTATATAATATAAACAAAAGTTGCAC gGAGAGAATGAGCCGGCTGCTCCTGCCTTTTGCTGATCAGCAAATTGAAATACCATCACTAATGCCTGGCAACATTGCCCTTACTGTCGGGTTAAAACAG AGTGCCACTGGAGATACCATAGTGTCATCAAAGGCTTCAGCAGTAGCTGCAGCACGCCGAGCTGGAAGGGAtgctggaggagagaagaggtcTACCAGTGATGTAGAGAGCCTTCTGCTGGCAGGTGTTGAGATCCCTGACCCAGTCTTCTTCTGTACAATAGAACCTCCTTCCATGGCCAAACAACAAG ACTTGGATAACGCATTGAGCTGCCTTCAGCGTGAAGATCCAAGTTTAAAAGTGAAGCTAGATCCTGACACAGGACAA ACTATTCTTTGTGGCATGGGAGAACTACACATAGAGATTATTCATGACCGAATCAAACGTGAATATGGAATTGAGACTTATTTGGGACCTCTTCAAATAGCATACCGAGAAACCATCCTAAATGCTGCCCAAGCTACAG atACACTGGACAAAACAGTAGGAGATAAACGACACTTTGTAACTGCAGAGTTAGAGGTGAGGCCCAGGTTAGGGGAGAGAGCAACAACAAAACCTGTCATCGCGTATGCTGCGAGTGTCACTGAAGTGCTACCCAAAGAACTCCAAGGAGCTATAGAAAATGGAATAATGAATTCATGCATTCAAG GACCTTTGCTTGGATTCCCAGTTCAGGATATAGATGTGACAGTGCAATCACTGACGGTGCATCCTGACACCTCCCACACGATGGTATCAGCCTGTGTCTCCCGTTGCATGCAAAAG GCTTTGAAAAAAGCTGGTATACAAATACTGGAGCCCCTGATGAACCTAGAAATCACAGTAGGTGAAGATCATCTCAGTGCAGCACTCGCTGACCTTGCACAGCGGAGAGGTAGCATTCAGGAAATCCAGAGTCGTCAAGATAACAGAGTTGTAGTTGCTGCTGTTCCACTAGCAGAAACAATG GGCTACTCAACAGTTTTGCGTTCTCTAACATCAGGCTCAGCAACCTTCACTTTGGAGCTTGCCAGTTATCAAGCCCTGAACAGTCAAGAGCAAAGTGCACTTCTTCAGAGGAGGATGGGGTTGGTGTGA